One genomic window of Mycteria americana isolate JAX WOST 10 ecotype Jacksonville Zoo and Gardens chromosome 6, USCA_MyAme_1.0, whole genome shotgun sequence includes the following:
- the ANKRD1 gene encoding ankyrin repeat domain-containing protein 1: MLANMMMMKVEELVTGKKADDKETGSFLPEDFKNGEYEAAVRLEKQEDLKTVSAHSLTRGDLAYEKEKKLEAELKKKKLEERSKLENLEDLEKIIQLKKKKKCKKVKAPVLKEPEPEVITEPVDIPTFFRAALENKLPVIEKYLSDKGDPNVCDEYKRTALHRACSEGHLEVVKKLVEAGAQLEQKDMLESTALHWACRGGNLDVLKFLLDKGINRNARDKLLSTPLHVAVRTGQYDCGEHLIACEADLNAKDREGDTPMHDAVRLNRYKMIRLLILYGADLTIKNCQGKTPMDLVLQWQNGTKEIFNSLKDNSYRSVHLAKF, translated from the exons ATGCTGGCAaatatgatgatgatgaaagTAGAAGAGCTG GTGACTGGGAAAAAAGCTGACGATAAAGAGACTGGCAGCTTCCTCCCCGAGGACTTCAAAAATGGAGAGTATGAAGCTGCTGTAAGATTAGAGAAGCAGGAAGACCTAAAGACAGTCTCTGCGCACTCGCTGACCCGAGGTGATCTGGCTtatgagaaggagaaaaaactaGAAGCAGAG ctgaagaagaagaaattagagGAGAGGTCAAAACTTGAAAACTTGGAGGATCTtgaaaaaattattcagctgaagaagaagaaaaaatgcaagaaagTGAAAGCTCCCGTTTTAAAGGAACCCGAACCAGAAGTTATT ACGGAACCAGTGGATATACCCACATTCTTTAGAGCTGCACTGGAGAATAAGTTGCCAGTAATTGAAAAATACCTGTCAGACAAAGGGGATCCAAATGTCTGCGATGAG TACAAACGCACTGCGTTGCACAGGGCATGCTCTGAAGGACACCTAGAGGTGGTGAAAAAGTTGGTGGAAGCTGGAGCCCAGCTTGAACAGAAAGACATG ctcGAATCTACAGCCCTGCACTGGGCGTGCCGGGGGGGGAACCTGGATGTTCTGAAATTCTTACTGGACAAAGGgataaacagaaatgcaagagaCAAG ctgctcagcaccccTTTGCACGTGGCCGTGCGAACGGGTCAGTACGACTGCGGGGAGCACCTCATTGCCTGTGAAGCAGATCTCAATGCCAAAGACAGA GAAGGAGACACACCGATGCACGACGCCGTGAGGCTGAACCGCTACAAAATGATCAGGCTTCTGATTCTGTATGGAGCAGATCTAACTATAAAGAACTGC CAAGGGAAAACCCCTATGGATCTTGTTCTTCAGTGGCAGAATGGCACCAAAGAGATATTCAACAGCCTGAAAGACAATTCCTATAGGAGTGTCCACCTAGCCAAGTTCTGA
- the RPP30 gene encoding ribonuclease P protein subunit p30 isoform X3, translated as MAGFADLNLPQGPDKKSLQSLLEAAAHLGYSAVALNHVIDFKEKKQEIVKPVSPSELFPSLPIVQGTSKRIKVLTRLTLVVSDPSHCNLLRSTSANVRLYDIIAVFPKTEKLFHIACTTLDVDLVCINVTEKLPFYFRRPPVNMAIDRGIYFELLYTPAIKDSTMRRYTISNAISLMQICKGKNIVISSAAERPLELRGPYDVANLGLLFGLSESEAKAAVSTNCRATMLHGETRKSACGVVYTVKKPRKVEEEETTLPACKKAKTQA; from the exons ATGGCCGGCTTCGCGGACCTGAACCTCCCGCAGGGGCCGGACAAGAAGtccctgcagagcctgctggaGGCCGCAGCGCACC TGGGATATTCTGCAGTTGCTCTTAATCATGtcattgattttaaagaaaagaaacag gAAATTGTCAAGCCAGTATCTCCTTCAGAGTTGTTTCCATCTTTGCCTATTGTACAA ggGACATCTAAAAGAATTAAAGTCTTAACCCGGCTAACACTTGTTGTTTCTGATCCTTCCCACTGTAATCTCTTG AGATCAACATCTGCAAATGTAAGGTTATATGACATCATAGCAGTATTTCCAAAGACCGAGAAACTGTTCCAT ATCGCTTGCACAACTCTAGATGTGGATCTGGTATGCATAAATGTAACAGAAAAGCTGCCGTTCTACTTCCGAAGGCCCCCTGTGAATATG GCAATAGATCGAGGCATTTACTTTGAACTTCTTTACACGCCTGCCATCAAAGACTCCACAATGAGAAGATACACAATTTCAAATGCGATCAGCCTGATGCAAATCTGCAAAGGAAAG aacatTGTTATATCTAGTGCAGCTGAAAGG cctCTGGAACTACGAGGTCCTTATGATGTGGCTAATCT AGGTTTGCTGTTTGGCCTGTCAGAAAGCGAAGCCAAGGCAGCCGTGTCTACCAACTGCAGAGCCACCATGCTTCATGGAG AAACTCGGAAGAGTGCCTGTGGGGTAGTGTACACGGTGAAGAAGCCTCGcaaggttgaggaggaagaaacaacACTGCCAGCCTGCAAAAAGGCTAAGACTCAAGCCTGA
- the RPP30 gene encoding ribonuclease P protein subunit p30 isoform X1, producing MAGFADLNLPQGPDKKSLQSLLEAAAHLGYSAVALNHVIDFKEKKQEIVKPVSPSELFPSLPIVQGTSKRIKVLTRLTLVVSDPSHCNLLIACTTLDVDLVCINVTEKLPFYFRRPPVNMAIDRGIYFELLYTPAIKDSTMRRYTISNAISLMQICKGKNIVISSAAERPLELRGPYDVANLGLLFGLSESEAKAAVSTNCRATMLHGETRKSACGVVYTVKKPRKVEEEETTLPACKKAKTQA from the exons ATGGCCGGCTTCGCGGACCTGAACCTCCCGCAGGGGCCGGACAAGAAGtccctgcagagcctgctggaGGCCGCAGCGCACC TGGGATATTCTGCAGTTGCTCTTAATCATGtcattgattttaaagaaaagaaacag gAAATTGTCAAGCCAGTATCTCCTTCAGAGTTGTTTCCATCTTTGCCTATTGTACAA ggGACATCTAAAAGAATTAAAGTCTTAACCCGGCTAACACTTGTTGTTTCTGATCCTTCCCACTGTAATCTCTTG ATCGCTTGCACAACTCTAGATGTGGATCTGGTATGCATAAATGTAACAGAAAAGCTGCCGTTCTACTTCCGAAGGCCCCCTGTGAATATG GCAATAGATCGAGGCATTTACTTTGAACTTCTTTACACGCCTGCCATCAAAGACTCCACAATGAGAAGATACACAATTTCAAATGCGATCAGCCTGATGCAAATCTGCAAAGGAAAG aacatTGTTATATCTAGTGCAGCTGAAAGG cctCTGGAACTACGAGGTCCTTATGATGTGGCTAATCT AGGTTTGCTGTTTGGCCTGTCAGAAAGCGAAGCCAAGGCAGCCGTGTCTACCAACTGCAGAGCCACCATGCTTCATGGAG AAACTCGGAAGAGTGCCTGTGGGGTAGTGTACACGGTGAAGAAGCCTCGcaaggttgaggaggaagaaacaacACTGCCAGCCTGCAAAAAGGCTAAGACTCAAGCCTGA
- the RPP30 gene encoding ribonuclease P protein subunit p30 isoform X2 — MGYSAVALNHVIDFKEKKQEIVKPVSPSELFPSLPIVQGTSKRIKVLTRLTLVVSDPSHCNLLRSTSANVRLYDIIAVFPKTEKLFHIACTTLDVDLVCINVTEKLPFYFRRPPVNMAIDRGIYFELLYTPAIKDSTMRRYTISNAISLMQICKGKNIVISSAAERPLELRGPYDVANLGLLFGLSESEAKAAVSTNCRATMLHGETRKSACGVVYTVKKPRKVEEEETTLPACKKAKTQA; from the exons A TGGGATATTCTGCAGTTGCTCTTAATCATGtcattgattttaaagaaaagaaacag gAAATTGTCAAGCCAGTATCTCCTTCAGAGTTGTTTCCATCTTTGCCTATTGTACAA ggGACATCTAAAAGAATTAAAGTCTTAACCCGGCTAACACTTGTTGTTTCTGATCCTTCCCACTGTAATCTCTTG AGATCAACATCTGCAAATGTAAGGTTATATGACATCATAGCAGTATTTCCAAAGACCGAGAAACTGTTCCAT ATCGCTTGCACAACTCTAGATGTGGATCTGGTATGCATAAATGTAACAGAAAAGCTGCCGTTCTACTTCCGAAGGCCCCCTGTGAATATG GCAATAGATCGAGGCATTTACTTTGAACTTCTTTACACGCCTGCCATCAAAGACTCCACAATGAGAAGATACACAATTTCAAATGCGATCAGCCTGATGCAAATCTGCAAAGGAAAG aacatTGTTATATCTAGTGCAGCTGAAAGG cctCTGGAACTACGAGGTCCTTATGATGTGGCTAATCT AGGTTTGCTGTTTGGCCTGTCAGAAAGCGAAGCCAAGGCAGCCGTGTCTACCAACTGCAGAGCCACCATGCTTCATGGAG AAACTCGGAAGAGTGCCTGTGGGGTAGTGTACACGGTGAAGAAGCCTCGcaaggttgaggaggaagaaacaacACTGCCAGCCTGCAAAAAGGCTAAGACTCAAGCCTGA